Proteins from one Streptomyces genisteinicus genomic window:
- a CDS encoding GTP-binding protein has protein sequence MTRAGAQLSATKIVVVGGHGTGRTTMVRSVSEIRSLHTEETITGALPAVAFPAKTATTVALDFGRITLDEKTVLYLFGTPGQERFRFLWDRLLNGTIGAVVLVDTRAVDEARYAVDLLGHHGTPYIVAVNDFGGPFRSEDEIRGELGLPDRVPLVEFDARDHSSSKFVLIALMEHLHTVSAGRVP, from the coding sequence ATGACCCGCGCCGGGGCGCAGCTCAGCGCGACGAAGATCGTCGTGGTCGGCGGGCACGGCACCGGCCGGACCACGATGGTGCGGTCGGTCAGCGAGATCCGCTCGCTGCACACGGAGGAGACCATCACCGGCGCCCTGCCGGCCGTGGCGTTCCCCGCGAAGACGGCGACGACGGTGGCCCTGGACTTCGGGCGGATCACCCTCGACGAAAAAACGGTTCTCTACCTGTTCGGCACGCCCGGTCAGGAGCGCTTCCGCTTCCTCTGGGACCGGCTGCTGAACGGCACCATCGGCGCCGTGGTGCTCGTCGACACCCGGGCCGTCGACGAGGCCCGGTACGCCGTCGACCTGCTGGGGCACCACGGCACCCCCTACATCGTGGCCGTCAACGACTTCGGCGGACCGTTCCGTTCGGAGGACGAGATCCGGGGCGAGCTCGGGCTGCCGGACCGGGTGCCGCTGGTGGAGTTCGACGCACGGGACCACTCGTCGAGCAAGTTCGTCCTGATCGCGCTCATGGAGCACCTGCACACCGTGTCGGCAGGCCGCGTGCCCTGA